Genomic segment of Citrus sinensis cultivar Valencia sweet orange chromosome 7, DVS_A1.0, whole genome shotgun sequence:
CCAAAGCTTGAATGAAGATCATATCCTTAGATTGCAGTGGCTACGAACATTTCTTGGCAGAAGATTTGGTTGGTACCTGAAAGACGAGTTTCAGCATTTGAGAAAGATTTCAATTCTACGTGGGCTTTGCCATAAGGTAAGGTACTGTCTTTTCGGTTCCTTTGGCAGCGGATTATTTTCAAAGCTTGAATTTTGCTTGTAAACTTTACCCAGGTTGGGTTGGAGTTGGTTCCAAGAGATTATGATATGGAATGCCCAAACCCATTCACGAGAGATGATATTGTCAGCATGGTTCCTGTGTGCAAGGTGAGactattttctctcttaattgTGTTTTGATTTAGTTTTTACATTCTCAATGAGTCACTCATTTGTAAATTGAATGTAATTGTGCTATTTTTATGGCATTCTACAGCATGTAGGTTGCACTTCAGCGGATGGACGGACTTTATTAGAGTCATCCAAAATTGCCCTTGATAAAGGAAAACTAGAAGATGCTGTAAATTATGGGACAAAGGTAATAACCCACTCGATCTATACGTAAGAATTacattattcttttcataataAGGCATCTCTTGATCTCATATGATGTATTACTTGCATTGGAAGGCACTGGCAAGGATGATAGCTGTTTGTGGTCCCTACCATCGGACTACTGCAAGTGCTTACAGTCTTCTAGCTGTAGTTCTCTACCATACTGGAGACTTTAATCAGGTACGACAATCTTCAGTTGTATTTCAGTGTTAACTTGGTGATTCTAAGTCGAGTATAATTATAACGTCCTTCTGTACGGAGGTTCTCATTCAGTGGGACATTTGATTTGAAACTGTGTTATGGCTTGTTTTTATGGTCTTGTATAAAGATATGCATTaggaattataattttctggACTTAGGAATTACATGGACAGGCATTAGCATAATTTTGATATcagattatatattttaactaaatcaaACACGTTCATGGTTCTTATGTTCTGGCATTTGGTCTAATGGCATCTGCGTCTGAGTGTTAGAATAGCGTTCGTATGTACTCAagatatcttcttcttcattttagGCAACTATATATCAGCAGAAGGCATTGGATATTAATGAGAGGGAACTTGGTCTTGACCATCCAGATACAATGAAAAGCTATGGGGATCTTTCAGTTTTCTATTATCGCCTTCAACACATTGAATTGGCTCTTAAGTAAGTAGCACTGCTTGATTTACCAGAGCAACTTTGTGATTTTCATTCTTTCACTGATTAAggtttatttattcataaattaaattggaagTTTCGAAAAATGTGACCTTTGAATTGAATCTGCTTCGAACGAATGCAGTTTTTATCTACCTACTTTAgcttttatttgtcttttattGGCTCTAGCTCCTGATCATACCGTACCATTGGCAGATATGTAAATCGTGCCTTATTCCTTTTGCATTTTACTTGTGGACTTTCACATCCAAACACGGCTGCAACATACATTAATGTGGCTATGATGGAAGAGGGCATGGGAAATGTTCATCTTTCTCTTAGATATTTGCATGAAGCCCTTAAATGCAACCAAAGACTATTAGGAGGTGACCATATACAggtttttctctctctatttaCGCATGTATACACACTCTTTAGAATTATAAATCTTTCTGTAAACTcagaattttgtttgatttcttcACGTGACAGACAGCTGCAAGTTATCATGCCATAGCCATAGCTCTTTCTTTGATGGAGGCATATTCACTAAGTGTGCAACATGAGCAAACTACACTTAAGATTCTCCAAGCAAAGCTTGGACTAGAAGATCTGCGTACTCAGGTGACTACATGTAGtcatattttaattggttctGTTGTGCAATTTGGCTAGTTGGCTTCTCTCTTGTCAATCTTTTACAGGTgatattatgatataaaacaaattgtaTTGGAGGCATATTTTTGGTGTCAAATATGGATATGACTTATTCATTAATCGTattgaaatatcaaaatacgGATATGACCCGTTTATTAATCGTGTTCActtgtttaatattaaatacaaacaaattaaaaattaattttaaaataacaaatgtgtcaaaaaaatgagttataaataagttaaaatgacATAAGTATGACATGAATAAGTTTATAACATAATGTGAGTATGACATGAGTCATAAATTTAGTGTTTAgtatatattttagttttttttccaataatattaacacataataattgatatttgtgTTATAAACGTATAATCATATTGAGATGGTCCAAAACAGATACGACATGGTTATTTATCGTGTTGTGTCAACTCATTTATTAATCGTGTCAATATTTGTCAACACGAATATGGGTCATATGTCATATTATGTTGTGTAATCGTGTCGTAATCCATTTTCCCACCTCAAATCTTAACTGTCATAAGAGAATTTCTCAAGTTCCATATTATTGATGGGAAgagaattttgttattttgttgtattttttttcgttttacAGGATGCTGCTGCATGGCTGGAGTATTTTGAATCAAAAGCTCTAGAGCAGCAAGAAGCGGCACGGAATGGAACTCCAAAGCCAGATGCATCCATAGCGAGTAAAGGTCACCTTAGGTATTAACAGGGTATTCCCACATTACTTGTTTCTAAATTGTTGATTATTTCTTGTGGCACCAAGACCTATAATGATCGCTTTTTGCAGTGTATCAGATCTCCTGGATTACATTAGTCCTGGTCAAGATTCTAAAAGAAGCGAAGCACATAGGAAACAACGACGTGCAAAGGTAGTATATACTTAGTGCCTGTTTAGTATGACTTATCTAAtagtcataaatttttatttaatcccaTAAGctgttatcaatttttttttgttgtttaattgtttttttcgTAGAGctcttgaaaattaaataagttattttgccTCTACtaccaaaagctcaaattttgtgCTTTTAAGAGTAGaggttaaaaagttttttttaaatgttaaaatatctaaaatattttctacttatttgacaatcttattttattcttttcaaaacataactttaacaaattttgcttattaaagtaattttataatttttaataaaagctcttattgacaaccaaacaacacaaattttttgggtaaaaacTTTACTTATAAAATCTTTACTAACAAAAGCTCTACTCAGATAAGATCTATTTGAAAAGCTATGTCAAATGAAGCATTAAGCCTGCTGCTGTTCTCTGTTCCTTTTTTCTTGTGATGTCATCTGAATGGATTCTTAAACTAATTGTAGTTAGGATTTGGTATTTTAGAGTACACTCTGCTGGCTGCATATAGTTTTGGATTTGCTGATTACACGAGTAAACTTGTTGTCCATGCAAAATGCAACTATGTATCAGCAGGATAATAGTTCTACTTTTCTGAGTGAACTCTGAAGGCACCAATTATAACATCCATTTCTAGCATAGAATCCCCCGcccaacaaaaagaaatctaaCATGCTTATACAGATCGCAGACATGATTGAAACTTTAGAAGTTTCTGATCTATTGATGGCCATAGATTGGGCCAGCTGATAGTTAGTAGGCAATGATGGAGGGTTGCTTGGTCAAGCTGCTAGTTCTTTGGAAATTCAGAGATGATGAGCAGAACGAgtgataatttttgttttcccccATAATCTTGAACAGAGTGGGAAGAAACCATTAATTTGAAGTGCAATGGATGGATATGACAGATCTATCATTTTGGCTAGTAGATGGAGTTCTTCCATTCTACTGTTATTTACTGGCTGTTTTTATTGATTCTAGAAAAACATTTTTTGATTTGGCAGTTGGagtttttccctttttttttttctccccatTTTGTAGGCCTTAGAGAACCAAATAATACTACATATTAGATAGACAGGATTATTATGTGCTAATTTGAAGTATTACCTGGTTGACAATTTAAGACACTAGTAAAGTATTTCgctatgattatttttttttgagaattcCATGATTCAAAAGGCTGAAGAATTTCATTAGTTTAACATGGtatatattaacataatttCTCACTGAGTGTTTTTTTCAACATTTCAGGCATGTACATATCAATTTCCCATTTATGTTCCACTGAATTCTGCCTCATGTTCTGTCCGGATttgttgtaataaattttgctaCTGTAAAATTACAAGATGATTGTAACTTAAAATGAACTATTTCTATTTGCtcaatttttgacattttatatGCATACAAGTTAAAAaggttttgtttatttttatttttttattttttcaggtAATGCAGATTAGGGAAAAGATTCATGGAGCACATCATGATATGATGGTGGAAGATGCACTGCCCCATGATGGATTGAAAAAGAGTATGACTATAGTGGAAAGCAAGACCGAGGAAGTAATAGAAGACAGTGTTCAACCTGAAGAGGCAGAAGAGAATGATGATATTACTAGATATGGACCGGCAATTTCAGGTGAGTTTGTGGAAGAAACAAATTCAGATGAGGGGTGGCAAGAAGCCAATCCAAAAGGTAGGTCAGGAAATGCTGCTGTTCGGAAGCTCAGCCGGAGGCGACCTGTTCTTACAAAGCTAAATGTCAATGGTTGTGAACATTCAAATCTTAGAGAAAAAGGCAATAGACGGGAAATTGTATCTCCAGCACGGGAAAAAGCTTCAAGGACCACCACCACTGAGTTAACAGGCACGAAGGATTCAATTAAATTGCAGGGAAAAGCTTCTGTCTCCAAAGTTTATGCAAGTCCACCAAACCTTACTGCCATGGCTTCCAAGTCGCTGTCTTACAAAGAAGTAGCTGTGGCACCACCAGGTACGGTTCTAAAGCCATTACCAGAGAAGCctgatgaagaaattgaagaaaaaactGAAACACAGATGTGCAGTAATGCTCCTGAGACATCAAAGGCGGAGTTGAATAACCATTTCTCTCCCGTTGAAGATGCGCCAGTTGATGGTCAGTCTCAAGAAACTCATGGAAGTGTAACTCAATCTGAAACTACTGCTGCAGATACCGAGGAAGTTCCTACTTCTTCTAATGAGGAAAAGCCCATGGAAACAAATGGGAGTAAGCTTTCTGCCACAGCTGAACCATTCAACCCAGGAGCTGTCTCCATGACTCATCTGCTAAACTCTGTAGCAGCCACGAGTATTTATGATGCGAGAACTAGTCAAGGTATGCTTGCAGAACCTGCTGTACCTTCAGCTGCTGCTAGAGTTCCTTGTGGGCCAAGGTCGCCTCTCtattatagaaataattattcttaCATGATGAAACATGGATTTCCAAAATACCACTCTTCCATTATGGAAAGAAACCTGTTGGGGCCTTCAAGAATCATGAACCCGCATGCACCTGAGTTTGTGCCAATGAGAGGTTGGCAAATAAATCCTGGATATGCAGATTCAAATGTTTCAAATGAGTCGAACTCTTCAAATGACACAAGTGAGGCAGACGATGAGAAACTTGACAAAATGTCCAGTATTCAAGGCGAGGATAATACCTCAAGAAAGAGCAGTACAGAGGCGGAGAAGTCAGAGCTGGCAAGACAGATACTACTTAGCTTCATTGTAAAGTCAGTCCAGCATAATATGGATGCTCCAAGTCATTCTTCAGGCTACGAAAAGAAGATTGGGtattcagaaaattcttctGATGCAATTGCAAATGATAGTGCTATCATAAAGATCCTTTATGGAAATGAAAAGGGCAAAACAAACTTGGCATCTCAGTCCAATGATCAAGAACAGCAAAAACCCAAAGatgaaaaccaaaaaagtGGGGATGGTGAAGGATTTATAGTTGTCAGAAAACGGAGAAGAAACCGACAGCAGATCACAAATGGGGTAACTGAGATGTACAATCATCAATCCATCTGTGCTTCTGTTCGTTAAAAGAGAGAGCAAAGCAATAAAATGCAAAGGTGCCGTCCTGTTTCTCCCAATTTTATTCGAAAAATTTGTTAGTGAATGTTGCTGTTGTAGAGATGGTTAAAGTTTGGAGCAAGTTTTAATCAATACTTGATTGTATCATTTTAGATATCCTCTCTGGATgttctaataaaatatttgtacaaATCGGTTTCTTGTTTTGTTAagagattttgttttgatcaataaatgatgataaattaattgggCGATTTTCCTCATCAAGAGATCTGTAATGTTGTTCTATAAtggattttaatgttttagaCTGAGATTTGTAGTTATGCCTCAAATTATTTGGTATTTGGTTGGTGCGTGTGAACAATACGTTCGGAATGGAGTTGAATTGACCCACTGATAGATAGCTTACATTTGCAGCTGAAGTTGCTGCACTGATGATATTACAACTAACATAGTAGTTGGCAAAATTccttattcaatttaaatttgcaACCAACAGAAACTGAAGAAGAAGCCGTAAGTCTAATCCTAATGGATGCATAGCTGCTTGGAGAAAAGCCAACGGAGACATAACACAGCACGATAAGTTATACACGGCAGAACCGTATGTGCGAGTAAGCAGAGTCACCGATGGAAAACATATTTGAAAAGCCAATAGTAGCATGTATCAATACATCTATCAATGAAATAGAACCACAGTCTGCGCCAGTACGAGTTTATCCAAAGTGCTGCAAATAAACCCAAAATCACTGACACATAGGATGCTCCAAAACTCCATCTTAATGCCACCATATCAATCACAGAATCGCCTTCATCTTCTCCTCCTCCTGCAGGTGTCGCTGGTGGTGCCAACGCACTGCTGCATTTCCTCTTTATCATTGAGCCACAAAGAGCCGAATTACCTTTATAACTGCTGTCATCAAACGTGCCAAACTGCTCTTTGTCTGGGATTGGGCCGGACAAATTGTTGTATGACACGTTGAAGTTTGATAAAAAGTTGAGGTCAGTTAGTTGAGGAGGAATTCGGCCACTTAATTTGTTGCGGGAAAGGTCCAGGCTCTCTATCATTTTCAGATTGGAGAAGCTCTCTGGTATAGCACCTGATAGTAAATTATTCGACAGATTAAGTGCACGAATATGTTGAAGATGCCCAATTTCCCATGGAATTTCTCCACTGAACTCATTGCTCGACAAATCCAGTCCAGCCATGTCGACGAGACTGCGACCGATGAAAAATTCATATCTATACTTGGTCACAAATTCTACACCTAGGTGATCTACTCTACCATGTCGTTCACCTTGCGGCTGCGGATCAAGAGTGGAATTGTAGTAAGTAAAACTGAAATCACGAATTGGCGAACCAAATCCGGATAACaatgaataatcatcaatcacTTCTCTCCAGGATGACACGTTACCCAAGCATGAAGGTATCGGCCCATTAAGTCTGTTATGTGAAAGATCCATGATAcctaattttcttaattggcACAACTGATTAGGAATACGTCCTTGTAGATAATTCCCtctcaaaagaagaaaatgcaaaTTCGAAAGCTCATTGATCTGATGAGGAATCCGACCAAAAAGTTTATTGTCCCTCAAATCGAGAGTCAATAATGTAGAGCTTCTAAGCAATGCAATTGGAATTAACCCATTAATTGCATTGTTATGCAGGTAAATGTGCTCCACTGATGAAAGATTGGAGAGAGATACCATGGACCCAGACAAACTATTTTCGGAGATGTCTATAAACTCAAGACATACAAGATTGCCGAGCTGGACCGGAATACTACCTTGCAAATAGTTTTCTGACATTAAAAGAACCCAAAGGCCTGAGAAGTTGCCAATCCAGTGGGGAATATCGCCGGATAACTTGTTGTTGGATACATTTAATACCTCTAGCAAAGTGGAGCTCAACAAACCATCTGTCATCTTCCCACTGAAATTATTGTTGTCCAAAAGTAAGGAACGCAAATGAGTCAAGTTCATATAATTGGGAAAAAGTTGGCCATAGAAATTGTTATTTGATAGGTCCAACGTCTCTAAGGAGGGGCAACCAGAGAATATAGGTCGAGATAATTCtcctgaaaaattatttctagaCAAATCCAAAGTAATTAGCTCTTTCATCTCACTGATTGAATACGGAATATTACcttcaaaactattttttgaCATATCCAAATATATCAATTTCTGAAAGATATTACCCAAATTCTCTGGTAGCTTACCAGAGAAATTGTTAGTGGAAATATCTAGATAACGAAGCTTATCGTATTTGGCATTGGGAAGTCGCGGAAGAATTCCTGAGAATGAGTTATTccacaaaatcaaaacttctaaTCCTGTGTTGTTTTGCAACAACCAAGTTGGGAAATTGCCAACCAACTGATTGTGAGAGAGATCAAGGAATTTTAAGTGGTGTTGGTGTAAAAGAAAActattattgacatttaagtGGCAGTGAGATAATTGGAGAACCTTGAGAGGATATGTGGGGAGCCAGTTTTCGGTTTTCACTTGAAACATATCGTTTCCTGACGAGAGTCGCAAGACCTCAAGCTTTGAATGATTAgccaatgaatttattaagaatGTTCCTTGGAAATCGATGAAAGAGAGATCCAAATATTCAAGTGATGTGAGGTTGGTCAAGGCAGAAGGAAAGTTTCCACTTAACTGATTGCCAGAAATATCAAGAACTTTGAGATGGGTCAAGTTGTTGAGACACTGAGGAAGATGACcctcaaaattatttgagcTTAAATCCAACTCAagaagattcttcaaattacATGTTCCtgaaagtgaaaataaaaagctcAGATTTCCTAAAACGAAGACTAATTATAGCGCATTCAATCATAAACTCAATATAAGACTTATAAAGCGGACATGAAATCAAATTGTCTAAGTATTTTGgtcaacataaataataatagaatgaTATGAACTTAtttctcatataatatgatgtTGATTGCAAAAGCGTTTCAATTAatctaacaaaataataataataataataataataataataataacaacataaaAGCAGTCAGCAATTCTTGCTCATCATAATCCATTCAAAAAGCGTTTCAGCAATTCTCGTtgtttaaaataatgattttctgCGGAAGAGTTTGTTGACTTCGTCTTTTTCGTTGGATATTGGTTTTCTAATCTCTAAATTTGTTGGATAATGTAAAGAGAAACTCATAATATATTAGTTTCTTTCTTAGTTTGTTTCtgaaaatattcttaaaaatataaaattcattctacacattttaacaaaagaaatgagaaacaacattttcttattttccttattttccaaTACAATATTAAGTTCCAAAATGAAGAATTCTCTTTACCTCctcctaaaataataataatatcaacattattattattatcattaggTCTAATTATTCCTGGGTGacacatgttttaataaatttcaaaaagatGACACATGTTTTGAAAACACTCGAGTAGGTGACATTACATTAACTTTTactgttaattttaattagtcgCGAGTAGAATTGGAAAAaatagactttttttttcataaaaccAAAGAGacgaaaattttgaat
This window contains:
- the LOC102629279 gene encoding receptor-like protein 1 isoform X40, which gives rise to MKSCSAMESTSCLKFSLMSLIWIIVLMNEMHGYKACLETERTALLEIKSFFISISDIRYDDKILPSWVGEDDGMPSDCCDDWEGVKCNTTTRRVMQLSLNETTKFNYPFNSFYVYEGPPTLLLNMSLFHPFKELQRLDLFGNQFTGIYEKRAYDSFGSLKQLKTLNLGRNKFNNIILPYLNTLTSLTTLNLGFNKIEGSKTKQGLANLRYLQVLDLSRNANITSGSLTRLGLANLTNLQVLYLSDNQNLTTLGFADLPNLKTLDLGSCGITTIQGFADLPNLKTLDLGYCGITTIQGLANLTNLQVLDLSDNQNLTTLGCADLPNLKTLDLGSCGITTIQGLANLTNLQVLDLSGNQNLTTLGFADLPNLKTLDLGSCGITTIQGLANLTNLQVLDLSGNQNLTTLGFADLPNLKTLDLGSCGITTIQGLANLTNLQVLDLSYNQNLTTLGFADLPNLKTLDLHYCGITTIQGLANLTNLQVLDLSYNQNLTMLGFADLPNLKTLDLHYCGITTILGLANLTNLQVLDLSYNQNLTMLGFADLPNLKTLDLHYCGITTIQGLANLTNLQVLDLSYNQNLTTLAHEGFTDLPNLKTLDLHYCGITTIQAGLANLTNLQVLYLSGNQNLTTLGFADLPNLKTLDLHYCGITTIQGLANLTNLQVLYLSDNQNLTTLGFADLPNLKTLDLGYCGITTIQGTCNLKNLLELDLSSNNFEGHLPQCLNNLTHLKVLDISGNQLSGNFPSALTNLTSLEYLDLSFIDFQGTFLINSLANHSKLEVLRLSSGNDMFQVKTENWLPTYPLKVLQLSHCHLNVNNSFLLHQHHLKFLDLSHNQLVGNFPTWLLQNNTGLEVLILWNNSFSGILPRLPNAKYDKLRYLDISTNNFSGKLPENLGNIFQKLIYLDMSKNSFEGNIPYSISEMKELITLDLSRNNFSGELSRPIFSGCPSLETLDLSNNNFYGQLFPNYMNLTHLRSLLLDNNNFSGKMTDGLLSSTLLEVLNVSNNKLSGDIPHWIGNFSGLWVLLMSENYLQGSIPVQLGNLVCLEFIDISENSLSGSMVSLSNLSSVEHIYLHNNAINGLIPIALLRSSTLLTLDLRDNKLFGRIPHQINELSNLHFLLLRGNYLQGRIPNQLCQLRKLGIMDLSHNRLNGPIPSCLGNVSSWREVIDDYSLLSGFGSPIRDFSFTYYNSTLDPQPQGERHGRVDHLGVEFVTKYRYEFFIGRSLVDMAGLDLSSNEFSGEIPWEIGHLQHIRALNLSNNLLSGAIPESFSNLKMIESLDLSRNKLSGRIPPQLTDLNFLSNFNVSYNNLSGPIPDKEQFGTFDDSSYKGNSALCGSMIKRKCSSALAPPATPAGGGEDEGDSVIDMVALRWSFGASYVSVILGLFAALWINSYWRRLWFYFIDRCIDTCYYWLFKYVFHR
- the LOC102629279 gene encoding receptor-like protein 14 isoform X49; this translates as MNFNQMKSCSAMESTSCIKFSLMSLIWIIVLMNEIHGYKGCLETERTALLEIKSFFISVSDIGYDDKILPSWVGEDDGMPSDCCDDWEGVKCSATTRRVMQLSLNYTRRSYYYDGTSASLLNMSSFHPFEELQSLDLSENWFTGIYEKRAYDSFGSLKQLKMLNLGFNFFNDSILPYLNTLTSLTTLNLRYNKIEGSRTKQGLANLRYLQVLDLSGNDNITSGSLTKLELANLTNMQVLDLSYNQNLTTLGFADLPNLKTLDLHYCRITTIQGLANLTNLQVLDLSYNQNLTTLGFADLPNLKTLDLHYCGITTIQGLANLTNLQVLDLSYNQNLTMLGFADLPNLKTLDLHYCGITTILGLANLTNLQVLDLSYNQNLTMLGFADLPNLKTLDLHYCGITTIQGLANLTNLQVLDLSYNQNLTTLAHEGFTDLPNLKTLDLHYCGITTIQAGLANLTNLQVLYLSGNQNLTTLGFADLPNLKTLDLHYCGITTIQGLANLTNLQVLYLSDNQNLTTLGFADLPNLKTLDLGYCGITTIQGTCNLKNLLELDLSSNNFEGHLPQCLNNLTHLKVLDISGNQLSGNFPSALTNLTSLEYLDLSFIDFQGTFLINSLANHSKLEVLRLSSGNDMFQVKTENWLPTYPLKVLQLSHCHLNVNNSFLLHQHHLKFLDLSHNQLVGNFPTWLLQNNTGLEVLILWNNSFSGILPRLPNAKYDKLRYLDISTNNFSGKLPENLGNIFQKLIYLDMSKNSFEGNIPYSISEMKELITLDLSRNNFSGELSRPIFSGCPSLETLDLSNNNFYGQLFPNYMNLTHLRSLLLDNNNFSGKMTDGLLSSTLLEVLNVSNNKLSGDIPHWIGNFSGLWVLLMSENYLQGSIPVQLGNLVCLEFIDISENSLSGSMVSLSNLSSVEHIYLHNNAINGLIPIALLRSSTLLTLDLRDNKLFGRIPHQINELSNLHFLLLRGNYLQGRIPNQLCQLRKLGIMDLSHNRLNGPIPSCLGNVSSWREVIDDYSLLSGFGSPIRDFSFTYYNSTLDPQPQGERHGRVDHLGVEFVTKYRYEFFIGRSLVDMAGLDLSSNEFSGEIPWEIGHLQHIRALNLSNNLLSGAIPESFSNLKMIESLDLSRNKLSGRIPPQLTDLNFLSNFNVSYNNLSGPIPDKEQFGTFDDSSYKGNSALCGSMIKRKCSSALAPPATPAGGGEDEGDSVIDMVALRWSFGASYVSVILGLFAALWINSYWRRLWFYFIDRCIDTCYYWLFKYVFHR
- the LOC102629279 gene encoding receptor-like protein 14 isoform X50 is translated as MKSCSAMESTSCIKFSLMSLIWIIVLMNEIHGYKSCLEIERTALLEIKSFFISVSDIGYDDEILPSWVGEDDGMPSDCCDDWEGVMCNATTRRVMQLSLNYTKRLYYYDGTSASLLNMSLFHPFEELRSLHLFGNWFTGIYEKRAYDSFGSLKQLKMLNLGFNFFNDSILPYLNTLTSLTTLNLRYNKIEGSRTKQGLANLRYLQVLDLSGNDNITSGSLTKLELANLTNMQVLDLSYNQNLTTLGFADLPNLKTLDLHYCRITTIQGLANLTNLQVLDLSYNQNLTTLGFADLPNLKTLDLHYCGITTIQGLANLTNLQVLDLSYNQNLTMLGFADLPNLKTLDLHYCGITTILGLANLTNLQVLDLSYNQNLTMLGFADLPNLKTLDLHYCGITTIQGLANLTNLQVLDLSYNQNLTTLAHEGFTDLPNLKTLDLHYCGITTIQAGLANLTNLQVLYLSGNQNLTTLGFADLPNLKTLDLHYCGITTIQGLANLTNLQVLYLSDNQNLTTLGFADLPNLKTLDLGYCGITTIQGTCNLKNLLELDLSSNNFEGHLPQCLNNLTHLKVLDISGNQLSGNFPSALTNLTSLEYLDLSFIDFQGTFLINSLANHSKLEVLRLSSGNDMFQVKTENWLPTYPLKVLQLSHCHLNVNNSFLLHQHHLKFLDLSHNQLVGNFPTWLLQNNTGLEVLILWNNSFSGILPRLPNAKYDKLRYLDISTNNFSGKLPENLGNIFQKLIYLDMSKNSFEGNIPYSISEMKELITLDLSRNNFSGELSRPIFSGCPSLETLDLSNNNFYGQLFPNYMNLTHLRSLLLDNNNFSGKMTDGLLSSTLLEVLNVSNNKLSGDIPHWIGNFSGLWVLLMSENYLQGSIPVQLGNLVCLEFIDISENSLSGSMVSLSNLSSVEHIYLHNNAINGLIPIALLRSSTLLTLDLRDNKLFGRIPHQINELSNLHFLLLRGNYLQGRIPNQLCQLRKLGIMDLSHNRLNGPIPSCLGNVSSWREVIDDYSLLSGFGSPIRDFSFTYYNSTLDPQPQGERHGRVDHLGVEFVTKYRYEFFIGRSLVDMAGLDLSSNEFSGEIPWEIGHLQHIRALNLSNNLLSGAIPESFSNLKMIESLDLSRNKLSGRIPPQLTDLNFLSNFNVSYNNLSGPIPDKEQFGTFDDSSYKGNSALCGSMIKRKCSSALAPPATPAGGGEDEGDSVIDMVALRWSFGASYVSVILGLFAALWINSYWRRLWFYFIDRCIDTCYYWLFKYVFHR
- the LOC102629279 gene encoding receptor-like protein 1 isoform X35, with the translated sequence MKSCSAMESTSCLKFSLMSLIWIIVLMNEMHGYKACLETERTALLEIKSFFISISDIRYDDKILPSWVGEDDGMPSDCCDDWEGVKCNTTTRRVMQLSLNETTKFNYPFNSFYVYEGPPTLLLNMSLFHPFKELQRLDLFGNQFTGIYEKRAYDSFGSLKQLKTLNLGRNKFNNIILPYLNTLTSLTTLNLGFNKIEGSKTKQGLANLRYLQVLDLSRNANITSGSLTRLGLANLTNLQVLYLSDNQNLTTLGFADLPNLKTLDLGSCGITTIQGLANLTNLQVLYLSDNQNLTTLGFADLPNLKTLDLGYCGITTIQGLANLTNLQVLDLSDNQNLTTLGCADLPNLKTLDLGSCGITTIQGLANLTNLQVLDLSGNQNLTTLGFADLPNLKTLDLGSCGITTIQGLANLTNLQVLDLSGNQNLTTLGFADLPNLKTLDLGSCGITTIQGLANLTNLQVLDLSYNQNLTTLGFADLPNLKTLDLHYCGITTIQGLANLTNLQVLDLSYNQNLTMLGFADLPNLKTLDLHYCGITTILGLANLTNLQVLDLSYNQNLTMLGFADLPNLKTLDLHYCGITTIQGLANLTNLQVLDLSYNQNLTTLAHEGFTDLPNLKTLDLHYCGITTIQAGLANLTNLQVLYLSGNQNLTTLGFADLPNLKTLDLHYCGITTIQGLANLTNLQVLYLSDNQNLTTLGFADLPNLKTLDLGYCGITTIQGTCNLKNLLELDLSSNNFEGHLPQCLNNLTHLKVLDISGNQLSGNFPSALTNLTSLEYLDLSFIDFQGTFLINSLANHSKLEVLRLSSGNDMFQVKTENWLPTYPLKVLQLSHCHLNVNNSFLLHQHHLKFLDLSHNQLVGNFPTWLLQNNTGLEVLILWNNSFSGILPRLPNAKYDKLRYLDISTNNFSGKLPENLGNIFQKLIYLDMSKNSFEGNIPYSISEMKELITLDLSRNNFSGELSRPIFSGCPSLETLDLSNNNFYGQLFPNYMNLTHLRSLLLDNNNFSGKMTDGLLSSTLLEVLNVSNNKLSGDIPHWIGNFSGLWVLLMSENYLQGSIPVQLGNLVCLEFIDISENSLSGSMVSLSNLSSVEHIYLHNNAINGLIPIALLRSSTLLTLDLRDNKLFGRIPHQINELSNLHFLLLRGNYLQGRIPNQLCQLRKLGIMDLSHNRLNGPIPSCLGNVSSWREVIDDYSLLSGFGSPIRDFSFTYYNSTLDPQPQGERHGRVDHLGVEFVTKYRYEFFIGRSLVDMAGLDLSSNEFSGEIPWEIGHLQHIRALNLSNNLLSGAIPESFSNLKMIESLDLSRNKLSGRIPPQLTDLNFLSNFNVSYNNLSGPIPDKEQFGTFDDSSYKGNSALCGSMIKRKCSSALAPPATPAGGGEDEGDSVIDMVALRWSFGASYVSVILGLFAALWINSYWRRLWFYFIDRCIDTCYYWLFKYVFHR